Proteins from one Alkalidesulfovibrio alkalitolerans DSM 16529 genomic window:
- a CDS encoding glycosyltransferase family 4 protein has product MAQGQLGIAHIGWVASCHLVRRVDELCRRGVRNVVFTDNVPPHFDPSAHDFTVLDLPKDLFSAPLRLVRWIEDRLKALGIDLVHAHSTHFPASLGFFIRTVPAICSPWDFVHSKDPFSPLFHRAILDQLPCGTLLDGVSFSSKPYMDDVVAKGLPAERAFWHSWGVDLAIFSPGRHAERAARLRERLGIGPDEILFLSPRTPSLPANVDIAMQAVAEFGRTRPARLVVTGHHITRESLYYERLAARPDIARTTVFMDTVRNDEDIATLYEASDIVLSLHSNDFNPATVLEAFAMERPVVTHDLRTVSFWAEHGVTGWHVPPRDVQATVAALESIARAGRETWRAMGRAGRRRVVELADFQKTMDRLPGHYRQVIRLAASSPRPPLTSYDKGLLHDICNVPDQAAAFYRQAAEAGEQRPLLAELLEEKTAMARPDKGLEYFAAKRSQAVVREMVAADGSQWPRLAKRLPLPLSLFRHDFIVAFWPLLERGDFGAVLDLTVCLADHYRTDTLEWIGETAFLFGRRFGQWERCARLLAATRDGGVSLAALACETAERLGPDHDLTPVLAARALAWSGEGGVASHPNLAALRAEVAKRARGLARP; this is encoded by the coding sequence GTGGCGCAAGGGCAACTCGGCATAGCGCACATCGGATGGGTCGCCTCCTGCCATCTGGTCCGGCGGGTGGACGAACTCTGTCGGCGCGGAGTGCGCAACGTGGTGTTCACGGACAACGTTCCGCCCCACTTCGACCCCTCGGCCCACGACTTCACGGTGTTGGACCTGCCAAAGGACCTCTTCTCCGCCCCGTTACGGCTGGTCCGATGGATCGAGGACCGGCTGAAAGCCCTGGGCATCGACCTGGTGCACGCCCACTCGACCCATTTTCCGGCCAGCCTTGGCTTCTTCATCCGCACCGTTCCCGCGATTTGCTCGCCATGGGATTTCGTGCACAGCAAAGACCCGTTTTCCCCGCTCTTCCATCGCGCGATACTCGACCAACTCCCCTGCGGCACCCTGCTGGACGGCGTCTCGTTCTCATCCAAGCCGTACATGGACGACGTCGTCGCCAAAGGGCTGCCCGCCGAGCGGGCCTTCTGGCACTCCTGGGGCGTGGACCTGGCCATCTTCTCGCCCGGCAGACACGCGGAGCGGGCTGCCCGGCTGCGCGAAAGGCTCGGCATCGGGCCGGACGAAATCCTCTTTCTCAGCCCCAGGACTCCAAGCCTTCCGGCCAACGTGGACATCGCCATGCAGGCCGTGGCCGAATTCGGCAGGACCCGCCCCGCACGGCTCGTGGTCACCGGACACCACATCACCCGCGAGTCGCTCTACTACGAACGCCTGGCAGCCAGGCCGGACATCGCGCGGACCACCGTCTTCATGGACACGGTGCGCAACGACGAGGACATCGCGACGCTCTATGAAGCCTCGGACATCGTTTTGTCCCTGCACAGCAACGACTTCAACCCCGCTACCGTGCTCGAAGCCTTTGCCATGGAGCGGCCGGTCGTCACGCACGACTTGAGGACCGTCTCTTTCTGGGCCGAACACGGCGTCACCGGCTGGCACGTGCCGCCAAGGGACGTGCAGGCCACAGTGGCCGCGCTTGAAAGCATCGCCCGCGCAGGCAGGGAGACCTGGCGGGCCATGGGCCGGGCCGGACGGCGGCGCGTCGTTGAGCTCGCCGATTTCCAGAAAACCATGGATCGGCTACCCGGTCACTATCGGCAGGTGATCCGGCTCGCCGCCTCGTCACCGCGCCCGCCGCTGACCTCCTATGACAAGGGCTTGCTGCACGACATCTGCAACGTTCCTGACCAGGCCGCAGCCTTCTACCGGCAGGCCGCCGAAGCGGGCGAGCAACGCCCCCTGCTCGCCGAACTGCTCGAGGAAAAGACGGCCATGGCCCGGCCCGACAAGGGACTGGAGTATTTCGCCGCGAAGCGGAGTCAGGCAGTGGTCAGGGAGATGGTCGCTGCCGACGGATCGCAGTGGCCCCGGCTGGCAAAACGCCTTCCTCTGCCCCTGAGTCTTTTCCGGCACGACTTCATCGTCGCCTTCTGGCCGCTCCTGGAAAGGGGCGACTTCGGCGCCGTTCTCGACCTGACGGTCTGCCTTGCCGATCATTACCGGACGGACACGCTGGAGTGGATCGGCGAGACGGCTTTCCTGTTCGGTCGGCGGTTCGGGCAATGGGAGCGCTGCGCCCGCCTGCTCGCCGCTACCAGGGACGGCGGCGTCTCGCTGGCCGCCTTGGCGTGCGAAACGGCGGAACGCCTCGGCCCGGACCACGACCTGACTCCCGTTCTCGCGGCCAGGGCGCTGGCCTGGAGCGGCGAAGGAGGCGTCGCCTCCCACCCGAACCTCGCCGCCCTGCGGGCCGAGGTGGCGAAGCGGGCTCGCGGATTGGCTCGGCCCTGA